A region from the Onychostoma macrolepis isolate SWU-2019 chromosome 18, ASM1243209v1, whole genome shotgun sequence genome encodes:
- the LOC131524821 gene encoding protein FAM180A isoform X1 produces the protein MLLSQIKVVCVVLCLIGFREPWNTSDVTAVLHGGLAHQGFIRSVNDANLMFEFLWRGLEIDADNNVVMRDQEIASMRQGRAFLSLINDSIPKTVSAMEKLLAMLEEQDNSFTQAHFETLLLGTIYSAYQARNQRLESEQQAWMDILGRFANVTFVQLRKS, from the exons ATGTTGTTGTCTCAGATCAAAGTGGTATGTGTTGTCCTGTGCCTTATTGGCTTCAGGGAGCCCTGGAATACATCAG ATGTTACAGCGGTTCTGCACGGAGGACTCGCACATCAAGGTTTTATCAGATCTGTAAATGATGCTAACCTGATGTTTGAG TTCTTATGGAGAGGACTGGAGATTGATGCTGACAATAATGTTGTCATGCGGGATCAAGAAATTGCATCGATGCGACAAGGGCGAGCTTTCCTATCTCTTATAAACGACAGTATCCCAAAGACTGTCTCTGCAATGGAGAAGTTACTGGCTATGCTGGAAGAGCAAGACAACTCTTTCACTCAGGCCCATTTTGAGACCCTCCTCCTCGGGACTATCTATTCAGCCTACCAGGCACGAAACCAGAGGCTAGAGTCAGAGCAGCAGGCCTGGATGGATATTCTTGGTCGTTTTGCAAATGTTACTTTCGTTCAGCTACGCAAGTCTTAA
- the paqr5a gene encoding membrane progestin receptor gamma-A: MLNLIKLPEVFTINQVPKVFHEDGIISGYRHPCSSAKDCVLSLFQLTNETLNIWTHFLPSWFFLWKLTVVLVQDDWQDPFTWPLLVFLLSCCVYPLASSCAHTFSTMSERARHICFFFDYGALSFYSLGSAITYSSYSFPDKWVNSTFHKYYVPIAVVNSVISTALACYSRLGLPFCQYNYHGIKSCSGKLDHKLSKCLRIIAFIYPYLFDNIPLFYRIFVCAGEGCTINEANTVHYQHTSLAVLTGFLFATHLPERLAPGSFDYIGHSHQLFHVFAVIGTYFQMTAIELDMAAQKQWLHAHLPPVTLSDTVGAACFSVVSSLCIVYVFSLALFSTRGVKDKLI, encoded by the exons ATGCTCAATCTCATCAAGCTACCTGAAGTGTTCACCATCAACCAAGTtccaaaa GTCTTCCATGAGGATGGCATCATTTCAGGGTATCGCCACCCATGCAGCTCTGCCAAAGACTGTGTGCTTAGCCTTTTCCAGCTAACAAATGAAACCCTCAATATTTGGACTCATTTTCTGCCTTCATG gtTTTTCTTATGGAAACTGACAGTAGTACTAGTGCAGGATGACTGGCAGGATCCTTTCACCTGGCCCTTGCTGGTGTTCCTTTTGTCATGCTGTGTGTACCCACTCGCTTCCAGCTGTGCTCATACCTTCAGTACCATGTCAGAGAGGGCCAGGCACATCTGCTTCTTCTTTGATTATGGAGCACTCAGCTTCTACAGCCTTG GTTCTGCCATCACCTACTCTTCTTACTCATTTCCAGATAAATGGGTCAATAGCACATTTCACAAATACTATGTTCCTATAGCTGTTGTCAATTCTGTTATCTCCACTGCACTGGCCTGCTACTCAAG aCTTGGTTTACCATTTTGTCAGTATAATTATCACGGCATTAAAAG TTGTTCTGGAAAATTAGATCATAAACTCAGTAAATGTCTACGGATAATCGCCTTTATCTATCCATATCTCTTTGACAACATCCCTCTCTTTTATAGA ATCTTTGTGTGCGCTGGTGAGGGTTGCACTATTAATGAAGCCAATACTGTTCACTATCAGCACACGTCACTGGCTGTCCTCACTGGCTTTCTTTTTGCCACACACCTGCCTGAACGCTTGGCTCCTGGCAGTTTTGACTACATAG GTCACAGTCATCAGCTCTTCCACGTGTTCGCTGTTATTGGCACGTATTTCCAGATGACTGCCATTGAACTTGACAtggcagcacaaaagcagtggCTTCATGCTCATTTGCCACCAGTCACCCTTTCAGACACTGTGGGAGCTGCATGCTTTAGTGTGGTCAGCAGCCTTTGTATTGTATATGTCTTTAGTCTGGCACTTTTCTCCACAAGAGGTGTAAAGgacaaattaatttga
- the LOC131524821 gene encoding protein FAM180A isoform X2, translating into MSLRCHADVTAVLHGGLAHQGFIRSVNDANLMFEFLWRGLEIDADNNVVMRDQEIASMRQGRAFLSLINDSIPKTVSAMEKLLAMLEEQDNSFTQAHFETLLLGTIYSAYQARNQRLESEQQAWMDILGRFANVTFVQLRKS; encoded by the exons ATGAGTCTGCGCTGTCATGCAGATGTTACAGCGGTTCTGCACGGAGGACTCGCACATCAAGGTTTTATCAGATCTGTAAATGATGCTAACCTGATGTTTGAG TTCTTATGGAGAGGACTGGAGATTGATGCTGACAATAATGTTGTCATGCGGGATCAAGAAATTGCATCGATGCGACAAGGGCGAGCTTTCCTATCTCTTATAAACGACAGTATCCCAAAGACTGTCTCTGCAATGGAGAAGTTACTGGCTATGCTGGAAGAGCAAGACAACTCTTTCACTCAGGCCCATTTTGAGACCCTCCTCCTCGGGACTATCTATTCAGCCTACCAGGCACGAAACCAGAGGCTAGAGTCAGAGCAGCAGGCCTGGATGGATATTCTTGGTCGTTTTGCAAATGTTACTTTCGTTCAGCTACGCAAGTCTTAA
- the ddb2 gene encoding DNA damage-binding protein 2 isoform X1, with the protein MARGTAQTDSSASKQTKKVNSKKRPNEEQTQTLSKKLKAKQEGKTTPKSETYIQASVKWIGAQKKVGQTSILHYIYKSSLGQSIHAQLRQCLQEPFIRSLKSYELHRTASPFDRRVTCLEWHPTHPTTVAVGSKGGDIILWDYDMLNKRTFIQGKGAGDFIGGMKFCPTDVSKIFVASGDGTVSMQSFEGLQSQILSRTPDCGHDHHDLCYWYCCVDVSVSRQMLVTGDNTGRLLLLGLDGHEIFKEKLHKAKVTHAEFNPRCDWLMATSSVDATVKLWDLRNIKDKSSYIAELPHDKPVNSAYFNPTDSTKLLTTDQRNQIRVYCSYDWSKPYQIIVHPHRQFQHLTPIKATWHPMYDLIVAGRYPDDQVLVNDKRTIDIYDANSGGLVHQLRDPNAAGIISLNKFSPAGDVLASGMGYNILIWNREDTLNSVNGKQTTERVEDSGGRPGTSRSQRSTQQRTNRDRRAAADDAKLKKKLSSLSSTETKTKSKTECKTSKAKKK; encoded by the exons ATGGCGCGAGGAACGGCTCAGACAGATTCCTCTGCGTCGAAGCAGACGAAGAAAGTCAATTCAAAGAAAAGACCGAATGAAGAACAAACTCAAACACTCTCCAAGAAGCTAAAAGCCAAGCAAGAAGGCAAGACAACACCAAAATCGG AAACCTACATACAAGCAAGTGTCAAATGGATTGGAGCACAGAAAAAAGTGGGCCAAACAAGTATCCTTCACTACATTTACAAAAGTTCCTTGGGACAGAGCATACATGCTCAACTGCGCCAG TGTCTGCAAGAGCCTTTTATACGCTCACTTAAATCCTACGAACTTCACCGCACTGCCAGCCCCTTCGATCGGAGGGTCACTTGTCTGGAATGGCATCCCACCCATCCTACCACTGTTGCAGTGGGCTCCAAGGGTGGAGACATCATCCTGTGGGATTATGATATGCTGAATAAGAGAACCTTCATACAGGGG AAGGGAGCTGGTGATTTTATAGGGGGGATGAAGTTCTGCCCCACAGATGTGTCCAAAATCTTTGTTGCTTCTGGTGATGGCACAGTCAGCATGCAGAGTTTTGAGGGCCTCCAAAGTCAGATATTGTCTCGAACCCCAGATTGTGGCCATGACCACCATGATCTTTG TTACTGGTACTGCTGTGTGGACGTGTCTGTTAGTCGTCAAATGCTTGTAACTGGAGACAATACTGGACGACTACTTCTGCTTGGCCTGGATGGACATGAG aTTTTCAAAGAGAAGCTGCACAAAGCCAAAGTGACCCATGCAGAATTCAACCCtcgttgtgattggctgatggcTACATCCTCTGTTGATGCTACAGTCAAGCTGTGGGACCTCAGAAATATTAAAGACAAAAGCAGTTATATCGCTGAATTGCCTCATGACAAACCAGTCAATTCTG CGTACTTTAATCCAACAGACAGCACCAAGCTCCTGACTACAGACCAGAGGAACCAGATCAGGGTGTATTGTTCATACGACTGGTCTAAACCTTACCAAATAATTGTTCATCCTCATCGACAGTTCCAGCACTTAACACCCATCAAG gCAACCTGGCATCCCATGTATGACCTCATCGTGGCTGGCCGTTACCCAGATGATCAAGTATTAGTCAATGACAAGAGAACTATTGACATTTATGATGCTAACAGTGGTGGGCTTGTGCATCAGCTGAGAGACCCCAATGCTGCTGGTATCATAtct ctcaaCAAGTTTAGTCCAGCTGGAGATGTGCTGGCTTCTGGAATgg GCTATAACATTTTGATCTGGAACCGAGAGGACACACTGAACAGTGTTAATGGGAAACAAACAACAGAGAGAGTGGAGGACAGTGGAGGCAGGCCTGGAACCTCCAGGTCCCAGCGTAGCACTCAGCAGCGCACAAATAGAGACAGAAGAGCAGCTGCTGATGATGCCAAGCTCAAGAAAAAGCTGTCATCACTATCATCAACAGAGACCAAGACCAAGAGCAAGACAGAATGCAAGACATCAAAAGCAAAGAAGAAGTGA
- the kif23 gene encoding LOW QUALITY PROTEIN: kinesin-like protein KIF23 (The sequence of the model RefSeq protein was modified relative to this genomic sequence to represent the inferred CDS: inserted 1 base in 1 codon), giving the protein MIRQAKGKTPRRPPPKKPSNNQKDPVGVYCRVRPLGAEDEECCIEVISNTTIQLHAPDGLKANRNGEFKETQYSFKKVFGIKTTQRELFEDVAKPLVEDLIHCKNGLLFTYGVTGSGKTYTMTGSPGQGGLLPRSLDMIFNSIGPYQAKRYVFKPDDKNGMEVQNQVDALLDRQKRDSQTTVPKTPTTRRIDPEFTDMISPEEACKADGVDEDSSYSVFVSYIEIYNNYIYDLLEETPYDPIKPKPPQSKILREDQNHNMYVAGCTEVEVKSTEEAFEVFWRGQKKRRIANTQLNRESSRSHSVFIIKLAQAPLDADGDNVLQDKNQVNVSQLCLVDLAGSERTSRTRAEGSRLREAGNINQSLMTLRTCIEVLRENQMCGTNKMVPYRDSKVTHLFKNYFDGEGKVRMVVCVNPKADDYEETLLVMRFAEMTQEVEVARPVDRPICGFTAGRRQRNQAFKEELTRRLEERGGPVDIESPTVLNQLFQSXPPLPPCEISGPNDDVTLPRLIEALEKRHKIRQMMIEEYNKTANMLKSVLQEQDSNLLSKENFIQEQRGKLGEKDKMVQNQKNEIDRLEKKSKMLEYKIDILQKTTNIYEEDKRSLQQELESREQRLQREVSEKRRMETRMQGIVTDAKLKWEKECERRVNAKQLEMQNKLWVKDEKLKQLKAIVTEGKTENRQPQRPSREKDKVPAKRSASPSPVPSPYNGSQSSLSSLEPIYNFSQTVRPDPHFPRPGSVSVASCISEWEQGVPQSRRQGSQSPPDSRKRAQGLPDSLSRRRGRCWAREVPVQPAEVDLEETGHWTGPPVRPLHRRSHSAGGERWVDHKPTTNVDLDTVLQPNIPNAIKVNAPNEKALSKCDKYVLTHQEVASDGEIQTKLIKGEVFKTRGGGQAVQFTDIETLKQENPVAASRKRRSSETGPDGEPVEGDWTDVETRCSVAVEMRAGSNLGPGYQHHGYPKRRKP; this is encoded by the exons ATGATTAGGCAAGC GAAGGGCAAGACCCCCCGCCGCCCCCCTCCAAAAAAGCCTTCAAACAACCAGAAGGACCCTGTTGGG GTGTACTGTCGCGTGCGGCCACTGGGTGCAGAGGATGAGGAATGCTGTATTGAGGTTATAAGCAACACCACCATACAGTTACATGCCCCTGATGGGCTCAAAGCCAACAGAAATGGTGAATTCAAAGAG ACACAATATTCCTTCAAAAAAGTGTTTGGGATTAAAACGACACAGAGGGAATTATTTGAAGATGTTGCCAAACCTCTAGTAGAAGACCtcattcactgtaaaaatg GTCTGTTGTTCACCTATGGTGTCACTGGCAGTGGTAAAACTTATACAATGACTGGCTCACCTGGTCAAGGTGGGCTGCTTCCGCGTTCACTCGACATGATCTTCAACAGCATCGGCCCCTACCAGGCCAAGAGATAT GTTTTCAAGCCTGATGATAAAAATGGCATGGAGGTGCAAAATCAGGTAGATGCGCTCTTGGACCGACAGAAGCGAGACAGCCAGACAACTGTACCGAAGACCCCAACAACAAG GCGAATTGACCCTGAGTTTACTGACATGATCAGCCCAGAGGAGGCTTGTAAGGCAGATGGAGTGGATGAAGACAGCAGCTACAGTGTCTTTGTCTCTTACATTGAGATTTACAACAACTACATCTATGATCTTTTGGAAGAGACTCCCTATGACCCAATAAAACCCAA ACCTCCCCAATCTAAAATACTGCGTGAAGATCAAAATCACAACATGTATGTGGCTGGGTGCACTGAGGTTGAGGTCAAGTCAACAGAGGAAGCTTTTGAAGTCTTTTGGAGAG GTCAGAAGAAGCGCAGGATTGCAAACACGCAATTGAACCGTGAGTCCAGCCGCTCTCACAGTGTGTTCATTATTAAATTGGCACAAGCACCTCTGGATGCAGATGGAGACAATGTGCTTCAG GATAAGAATCAGGTGAATGTGAGCCAGTTGTGTCTGGTGGATCTGGCTGGCAGTGAACGCACTAGCAGAACCCGAGCAGAGGGCAGCCGTCTCCGTGAAGCAG GCAACATCAATCAATCTTTAATGACTCTGCGCACATGTATTGAAGTGCTAAGGGAGAATCAGATGTGTGGCACAAACAAG ATGGTTCCGTACAGAGACTCCAAAGTGACCCATCTATTCAAGAACTACTTTGATGGAGAAGGCAAAGTGAGAATGGTTGTGTGTGTAAATCCTAAAGCTGACGATTATGAGGAGACCTTG CTGGTGATGCGCTTTGCCGAGATGACTCAGGAGGTTGAAGTGGCCCGGCCTGTTGACAGGCCCATCTGTGGCTTCACTGCTGGTCGCCGACAGAGAAACCAGGCCTTCAAAGAGGAGCTTACCCGCAGGCTGGAGGAACGTGGTGGTCCTGTAGATATag AATCTCCAACAGTATTAAACCAGCTGTTTCAGT TTCCTCCACTTCCTCCCTGTGAGATCTCTGGCCCTAACGATGATGTTACACTGCCCAGACTCATCGAGGCCCTGGAGAAGAGACACAAAATTCGACAGATGATGATTGAGGAGTACAATAAAACTG CCAACATGCTGAAGTCTGTGCTTCAAGAGCAGGACAGCAACCTGCTCTCCAAGGAGAACTTTATCCAAGAGCAACGTGGCAAGCTTGGTGAGAAGGACAAAATGGTCCAAAACCAGAAGAATGAGATTGATCGTCTGGAAAAGAAATCCAAGATGCTGGAATACAAG ATTGACATTCTACAGAAAACTACCAACATCTATGAAGAGGACAAGCGATCTCTACAGCAGGAACTGGAGAGCAGAGAACAGAGGTTGCAAAGGGAAGTGTCTGAAAAGAGACGCATGGAGACACGCATGCAAGGCATTGTCACGGATGCCAAGCTTAAGTGGGAGAAGGAGTGT GAGAGGCGGGTAAATGCCAAGCAGCTGGAAATGCAGAATAAGCTGTGGGTGAAGGATGAGAAACTCAAACAGCTCAAAGCAATCGTTACTGAGGGAAAGACGGAGAACCGGCAGCCACAGCGGCCTTCCAGAGAAAAGGACAAAGTGCCTGCCAAGAGATCCGCTTCTCCGTCGCCTGTTCCT TCTCCCTACAATGGCTCTCAGTCATCCCTCTCCTCCCTGGAGCCCATATATAACTTCTCTCAGACGGTCAGGCCAGATCCTCACTTCCCCAGACCAGGCAGTGTGTCTGTGGCCTCCTGCATCTCAGAGTGGGAGCAGGGTGTCCCGCAGTCTCGCAGGCAGGGTAGCCAGTCACCTCCAGACAGTAGGAAGAGAGCTCAGGGCCTTCCCGACAGTCTTAGCAGGAGAAGAGGCAGGTGTTGGGCCAGAGAGGTGCCTGTCCAGCCAGCAGAGGTAGACCTAGAGGAAACGGGTCACTGG ACTGGGCCGCCGGTTCGGCCTCTACACAGACGCTCGCACTCCGCAGGTGGGGAGAGGTGGGTTGATCATAAACCCACCACTAACGTGGACCTGGATACAGTTCTGCAGCCAAACATCCCCAATGCCATCAAAGTGAACGCTCCCAATGAGAAAGCTCTGTCCAAGTGTGACAAATACGTTCTGACGCACCAGGAGGTTGCATCAGATGGAGAGATTCAGACCAAGCTAATCAAG GGTGAAGTGTTCAAAACTAGAGGTGGAGGACAGGCTGTTCAGTTCACAGATATCGAAACACTCAAGCAAGAAAACCCCGTTGCGGCCAG CCGTAAGAGACGATCATCAGAGACTGGCCCAGATGGTGAGCCTGTGGAAGGAGACTGGACTGATGTGGAGACGAGG TGCTCTGTGGCAGTGGAGATGAGAGCTGGCTCAAACCTGGGACCTGGATACCAGCATCACGGATATCCAAA acGCAGAAAGCCTTGA
- the ddb2 gene encoding DNA damage-binding protein 2 isoform X2: MARGTAQTDSSASKQTKKVNSKKRPNEEQTQTLSKKLKAKQEGKTTPKSETYIQASVKWIGAQKKVGQTSILHYIYKSSLGQSIHAQLRQCLQEPFIRSLKSYELHRTASPFDRRVTCLEWHPTHPTTVAVGSKGGDIILWDYDMLNKRTFIQGMGPGDAITGMKFNQFNTNQLFISSIWGATTLRDFSGSVVQVFAKTDSWDYWYCCVDVSVSRQMLVTGDNTGRLLLLGLDGHEIFKEKLHKAKVTHAEFNPRCDWLMATSSVDATVKLWDLRNIKDKSSYIAELPHDKPVNSAYFNPTDSTKLLTTDQRNQIRVYCSYDWSKPYQIIVHPHRQFQHLTPIKATWHPMYDLIVAGRYPDDQVLVNDKRTIDIYDANSGGLVHQLRDPNAAGIISLNKFSPAGDVLASGMGYNILIWNREDTLNSVNGKQTTERVEDSGGRPGTSRSQRSTQQRTNRDRRAAADDAKLKKKLSSLSSTETKTKSKTECKTSKAKKK, encoded by the exons ATGGCGCGAGGAACGGCTCAGACAGATTCCTCTGCGTCGAAGCAGACGAAGAAAGTCAATTCAAAGAAAAGACCGAATGAAGAACAAACTCAAACACTCTCCAAGAAGCTAAAAGCCAAGCAAGAAGGCAAGACAACACCAAAATCGG AAACCTACATACAAGCAAGTGTCAAATGGATTGGAGCACAGAAAAAAGTGGGCCAAACAAGTATCCTTCACTACATTTACAAAAGTTCCTTGGGACAGAGCATACATGCTCAACTGCGCCAG TGTCTGCAAGAGCCTTTTATACGCTCACTTAAATCCTACGAACTTCACCGCACTGCCAGCCCCTTCGATCGGAGGGTCACTTGTCTGGAATGGCATCCCACCCATCCTACCACTGTTGCAGTGGGCTCCAAGGGTGGAGACATCATCCTGTGGGATTATGATATGCTGAATAAGAGAACCTTCATACAGGGG ATGGGTCCTGGAGATGCAATAACAGGCATGAAGTTTAACCAATTCAATACCAATCAGCTGTTCATCTCATCTATTTGGGGTGCTACCACCCTTCGGGATTTCAGTGGATCGGTTGTACAAGTCTTTGCCAAAACAGATTCGTGGGA TTACTGGTACTGCTGTGTGGACGTGTCTGTTAGTCGTCAAATGCTTGTAACTGGAGACAATACTGGACGACTACTTCTGCTTGGCCTGGATGGACATGAG aTTTTCAAAGAGAAGCTGCACAAAGCCAAAGTGACCCATGCAGAATTCAACCCtcgttgtgattggctgatggcTACATCCTCTGTTGATGCTACAGTCAAGCTGTGGGACCTCAGAAATATTAAAGACAAAAGCAGTTATATCGCTGAATTGCCTCATGACAAACCAGTCAATTCTG CGTACTTTAATCCAACAGACAGCACCAAGCTCCTGACTACAGACCAGAGGAACCAGATCAGGGTGTATTGTTCATACGACTGGTCTAAACCTTACCAAATAATTGTTCATCCTCATCGACAGTTCCAGCACTTAACACCCATCAAG gCAACCTGGCATCCCATGTATGACCTCATCGTGGCTGGCCGTTACCCAGATGATCAAGTATTAGTCAATGACAAGAGAACTATTGACATTTATGATGCTAACAGTGGTGGGCTTGTGCATCAGCTGAGAGACCCCAATGCTGCTGGTATCATAtct ctcaaCAAGTTTAGTCCAGCTGGAGATGTGCTGGCTTCTGGAATgg GCTATAACATTTTGATCTGGAACCGAGAGGACACACTGAACAGTGTTAATGGGAAACAAACAACAGAGAGAGTGGAGGACAGTGGAGGCAGGCCTGGAACCTCCAGGTCCCAGCGTAGCACTCAGCAGCGCACAAATAGAGACAGAAGAGCAGCTGCTGATGATGCCAAGCTCAAGAAAAAGCTGTCATCACTATCATCAACAGAGACCAAGACCAAGAGCAAGACAGAATGCAAGACATCAAAAGCAAAGAAGAAGTGA